In Horticoccus luteus, the following proteins share a genomic window:
- a CDS encoding AglZ/HisF2 family acetamidino modification protein has protein sequence MNPPRVIPVLLLTDSGVVKSTRFKDRRYVGDPINALRVFNEKEVDEVVIVDIDAWKHRRGPNFERVAELAGECFMPLGYGGGVTTLDQIRTLFRCGVEKVLLNTALHSHPDLVSQAADIAGSQSIVACIDVKKNWLGRPRVCVSGGTIDTGLDPVEFAQQAESQGAGEIVLQSVDGDGTQGGYDLELIAKVTAAVNVPVVALGGAGNLTHMAAAVRAGAHAAAAGSFFVFHGKHRAVLITYPRIEEIRRTFAHG, from the coding sequence GTGAATCCTCCGCGCGTCATTCCTGTCCTCCTGCTCACGGATTCCGGCGTGGTGAAGTCCACCCGCTTCAAGGATCGCCGCTATGTGGGCGACCCGATCAATGCGCTGCGTGTCTTCAACGAGAAGGAGGTCGACGAAGTGGTGATTGTGGACATCGACGCTTGGAAGCATCGTCGCGGTCCGAATTTCGAGCGCGTGGCCGAGCTCGCCGGCGAGTGCTTCATGCCGTTGGGTTACGGCGGCGGCGTGACCACGCTCGACCAGATCCGCACTCTTTTCCGGTGCGGGGTGGAGAAGGTGCTCCTGAACACCGCGCTTCACTCGCATCCGGACCTTGTGTCCCAAGCAGCGGACATTGCGGGCAGCCAAAGCATCGTCGCCTGCATCGACGTGAAGAAAAACTGGCTCGGCCGCCCACGCGTCTGCGTTTCCGGTGGCACAATCGATACCGGCCTCGACCCCGTGGAGTTCGCCCAGCAGGCGGAATCCCAGGGGGCAGGGGAGATTGTGCTGCAATCGGTCGATGGCGACGGCACGCAGGGCGGCTATGACCTCGAGCTCATCGCGAAGGTCACCGCGGCCGTGAACGTGCCGGTGGTCGCCTTGGGGGGCGCAGGGAATCTCACGCATATGGCGGCGGCGGTGCGCGCCGGTGCTCATGCCGCCGCGGCGGGCAGCTTCTTCGTTTTCCACGGCAAACATCGCGCCGTGCTCATCACCTATCCCCGTATCGAAGAGATTCGCCGCACCTTTGCCCATGGCTGA
- the hisH gene encoding imidazole glycerol phosphate synthase subunit HisH — protein sequence MIAIIDYGMGNPTSIRNMLGRLGHRAEMARTPEEAAGADRIILPGVGAFDEGMTRLAELGWTDCLRSEAAVQDGRPLLGICLGMQLLFPSSEEGKLPGLGLVNGAVLKFRFGAEIVPLPRIPHMGWRSIATAATAPELFAGLEQDARFYFVHSYHCRCANSAEVAAEADYGFRFICAVRRGRLFGVQFHPEKSHRYGMRLLDNFSRLPAT from the coding sequence ATGATTGCGATCATCGATTACGGGATGGGCAACCCCACCTCGATCCGGAACATGCTAGGCCGGCTCGGGCATCGGGCGGAAATGGCCCGCACGCCCGAGGAGGCCGCGGGAGCCGATCGCATCATCCTCCCCGGGGTGGGAGCCTTTGATGAAGGCATGACCCGCCTGGCCGAACTCGGCTGGACAGATTGCCTGCGCAGTGAAGCGGCCGTGCAGGACGGCCGCCCGCTGCTCGGCATCTGTCTGGGCATGCAGCTGTTGTTCCCGTCGAGTGAAGAGGGCAAACTGCCCGGATTGGGACTCGTGAACGGTGCGGTGTTGAAGTTTCGGTTTGGTGCGGAAATCGTGCCGCTCCCGCGCATCCCGCACATGGGCTGGCGCTCGATCGCAACGGCCGCGACGGCACCGGAGTTGTTCGCGGGTCTGGAGCAGGACGCGCGCTTCTATTTTGTGCACTCCTATCACTGCCGCTGTGCAAATTCGGCGGAAGTGGCGGCGGAAGCCGACTACGGTTTCCGGTTCATCTGTGCGGTGCGCCGCGGCCGTCTATTCGGCGTGCAATTCCACCCCGAGAAGAGCCATCGCTACGGCATGCGGCTGCTCGACAACTTTTCACGACTCCCGGCGACGTGA
- a CDS encoding lipopolysaccharide biosynthesis protein, with amino-acid sequence MIKLGQFSRNALVILIGTVAAQAITILVSPVLTRLYTPADFGVYAIFVSITALLTSVICARYEYAITLPAEDRHGLALLGVCTLVALGIAVALVPLTALCGDWLVDVLKEPRLKKWLWLVPAAMFVTGFATGARYWLLRRKAFATIATNNVLRSVLAAVFNVAFGLLGWMQFGLIGGLLLGLFVSAVFLAVKIWRESGSEIRALRWADLQGQAGAQRRFPQYSLGSAVVESGAGQVPVFFFSSLFGASTLGWFSLAQRIANLPLTVVAQSVADVFRQQASEIYAREGNCLTLFNRTFAKLFWASLPAFAMAAWISPWAFELIFGSAWRESGEYVRYLIPALALRFIASPLGSMFYIAQKQAADLVIQSALIVVMVGVFLWAGRTGSGWAARHAVMAYSAIYSLKYLTELFLSRRYAAGAATA; translated from the coding sequence TTGATCAAGCTCGGACAGTTCTCCCGCAACGCGCTGGTCATTCTGATCGGCACGGTTGCAGCCCAGGCGATCACCATCTTGGTGTCGCCGGTGCTGACCCGGCTCTACACGCCCGCGGACTTCGGCGTGTATGCGATCTTCGTGTCAATCACGGCCTTGCTGACGTCGGTGATCTGCGCGCGCTACGAATACGCGATTACGCTGCCGGCGGAGGATCGCCACGGCCTGGCGCTGCTGGGAGTGTGCACGCTCGTGGCACTCGGTATCGCGGTAGCGTTGGTGCCGCTGACCGCCCTGTGTGGCGACTGGTTGGTGGACGTGCTCAAGGAACCGCGCTTGAAGAAGTGGCTGTGGCTGGTGCCGGCGGCGATGTTTGTAACGGGCTTCGCCACCGGTGCGCGCTATTGGCTGCTGCGCCGCAAGGCGTTCGCCACGATCGCGACGAACAACGTGCTGCGGAGCGTGCTCGCGGCGGTCTTCAACGTAGCCTTTGGCCTGCTTGGTTGGATGCAATTCGGCCTGATCGGGGGGCTGTTGCTCGGACTGTTCGTCAGCGCTGTGTTTCTGGCCGTGAAAATTTGGCGCGAGTCCGGCTCGGAGATACGCGCCTTGCGCTGGGCGGACTTGCAGGGGCAGGCGGGAGCGCAACGCCGCTTTCCTCAGTATTCGCTGGGTTCGGCAGTCGTCGAATCCGGGGCAGGGCAGGTGCCCGTGTTTTTCTTCTCCTCGCTGTTTGGCGCCAGCACGCTGGGGTGGTTTTCGCTCGCGCAGCGCATCGCCAACCTGCCGCTCACGGTGGTGGCGCAGTCGGTGGCGGATGTCTTCCGGCAGCAGGCGAGCGAGATTTATGCCCGCGAGGGCAATTGCCTCACGCTCTTCAACCGTACGTTCGCGAAGCTCTTCTGGGCATCGCTGCCGGCCTTCGCGATGGCGGCGTGGATCTCGCCGTGGGCATTCGAGCTGATTTTCGGCTCGGCTTGGCGCGAAAGCGGCGAATACGTGCGCTACCTCATCCCGGCCCTCGCGCTGCGCTTCATCGCGAGTCCGCTCGGCTCTATGTTCTACATCGCACAGAAACAGGCGGCGGACCTCGTCATTCAATCCGCGCTCATCGTGGTGATGGTCGGCGTCTTTCTCTGGGCGGGACGCACCGGCTCCGGCTGGGCTGCGCGCCACGCGGTCATGGCATATTCCGCCATCTATTCGCTGAAATACCTTACGGAACTCTTCCTTTCGCGACGTTACGCCGCCGGAGCAGCCACGGCATGA
- a CDS encoding glycosyltransferase: MKILFLSTADISGGAAIAAHRLFRHMVAEPGIEAEMLVQYKAGCDPQVRKPESDWGKLATHLRMPLESLLVRKSYPRAQTSNFMPARLPDGLRRRIDAFAPDLLHVHWVGHSFLRPETLTGIRCPIVWTLHDMWALTGGCYYDGGCGRYTAACGQCPVLASTAQSDLSRKGVQRKREAWQGLNLTLVSPSQWLASCARRSSIHPGRRVEVIPYGLNPETFRPWPKPVAREMLGLPPDAKLVLFGAAGVADPRKGFAYLESALGELREGTDVGLVVFGGHLQSSSLAASGIRIHVLGQLRDELTTALAYAAADIFVAPSLEDNLPNTVLEAAMCGTPVVAFRVGGIPDAIEQERHGLLVEPRDSAGLASAIRRLLRDDVLRVSLGRNARAKAERDYHPALQVKRYTELYRELLGFESQPLSKNEHS; encoded by the coding sequence ATGAAAATTCTTTTTCTCAGCACCGCCGATATCTCTGGCGGAGCCGCTATCGCCGCCCACCGACTCTTCCGCCACATGGTGGCGGAGCCTGGCATCGAGGCGGAGATGCTGGTGCAGTATAAGGCTGGCTGTGACCCGCAAGTGCGCAAACCAGAGAGTGATTGGGGTAAACTGGCTACGCACTTGCGGATGCCGTTGGAAAGCTTGCTGGTTCGGAAGTCCTATCCGCGCGCACAGACGTCCAATTTCATGCCGGCGCGGCTCCCCGACGGGTTGCGCCGTCGCATCGATGCCTTTGCCCCGGACCTTCTGCATGTGCACTGGGTGGGACATTCCTTCCTTCGCCCGGAGACGCTGACTGGCATTCGCTGCCCAATTGTTTGGACGCTGCATGACATGTGGGCGCTGACCGGCGGTTGCTACTACGACGGCGGCTGCGGCCGTTACACCGCTGCGTGCGGTCAATGCCCGGTGCTCGCCTCCACGGCGCAAAGCGATCTTTCCCGAAAAGGGGTGCAGCGAAAGCGAGAAGCATGGCAGGGATTGAATCTCACCTTGGTGTCTCCCAGTCAGTGGCTGGCGAGCTGTGCGCGTCGGAGTTCGATTCACCCCGGCCGCCGGGTGGAGGTGATTCCTTACGGGCTCAATCCGGAGACGTTTCGTCCATGGCCAAAGCCGGTCGCGCGCGAAATGCTCGGACTCCCGCCGGATGCGAAACTCGTGCTATTTGGTGCGGCTGGCGTTGCCGATCCTCGCAAAGGCTTTGCCTACTTGGAATCGGCGTTAGGCGAACTAAGGGAAGGAACGGACGTTGGGCTGGTGGTATTCGGCGGGCACTTGCAATCCTCTTCCCTGGCAGCCAGCGGCATCCGCATCCATGTGTTGGGCCAGCTGCGGGATGAATTGACGACGGCGCTGGCTTATGCGGCCGCAGATATTTTTGTCGCGCCCTCGCTGGAAGACAACCTGCCGAACACGGTCCTCGAAGCGGCGATGTGCGGAACGCCGGTGGTGGCTTTCCGCGTCGGCGGCATTCCTGATGCGATCGAGCAAGAGCGACACGGACTGCTTGTCGAGCCTCGGGACTCGGCGGGTTTGGCATCTGCCATTCGTCGTCTGCTACGGGACGATGTCTTGCGCGTTAGCTTGGGACGGAATGCTCGCGCCAAAGCCGAACGCGACTACCATCCTGCCCTTCAAGTTAAACGCTACACGGAACTCTACCGCGAATTGCTGGGTTTCGAGTCCCAGCCTCTTTCCAAGAATGAACACTCTTGA
- a CDS encoding N-acetyl sugar amidotransferase: MADWIRTTPALEGQIMPGKRGYRVCTRCVMDTTMVEIDFDHDGVCNFCRGFDLNVTARQQTPEVCAHKLEAMIAQMKADGRGRDYDCVLGLSGGVDSSYLALKCKDWGVRPLVVQFDNGWNTELANHNIQSICEKLGFDLFTYVVDWPEFRDLQLSFLKAGVANVEAPSDHGIFACIYRTARQHRIGWLLSGVNNATEACCPVGPKTKEHFSYGYRYADLHHLRALHRRFGTVPLKTFPAMGLFERIWMERKHLKRCDPLNLMPYDKKAAIVELEQRIGWRRYGGKHFESVITRFHQSCILPRKFGLDKRRLHLSGLIWSGQLDRASAMRELEQPPCPAELVEQDRQFFMKKLGLGQAEYNAIMQAPAKTYGDYPNQNWLFNNLPRFTAAIRKILTPFRTGPAANPAKAKP, translated from the coding sequence ATGGCTGACTGGATTCGCACCACTCCCGCCCTCGAGGGCCAGATCATGCCCGGTAAGCGCGGCTACCGCGTTTGCACCCGTTGCGTGATGGACACGACGATGGTCGAGATCGATTTCGATCACGACGGCGTTTGCAACTTCTGCCGCGGCTTCGACCTGAACGTCACCGCGCGGCAGCAGACGCCCGAGGTCTGCGCGCACAAGCTAGAGGCGATGATCGCGCAGATGAAGGCCGACGGTCGCGGGCGCGACTACGACTGCGTGCTGGGACTGAGCGGCGGCGTGGATAGCAGCTACCTGGCCTTGAAGTGCAAGGATTGGGGAGTGCGCCCGCTCGTGGTGCAGTTCGACAACGGCTGGAACACCGAGCTGGCCAACCACAACATCCAGTCCATATGCGAGAAACTCGGCTTCGACCTCTTCACCTACGTCGTGGACTGGCCGGAGTTCCGCGACCTGCAGCTCTCGTTCCTCAAGGCTGGCGTGGCCAACGTCGAGGCGCCGAGCGACCACGGCATCTTCGCCTGTATCTACCGCACCGCCCGCCAGCACCGCATCGGCTGGCTGCTCAGCGGCGTGAACAATGCGACCGAAGCCTGCTGCCCGGTGGGCCCCAAGACGAAGGAGCATTTCAGCTATGGGTATCGCTATGCCGACCTGCATCACCTGCGCGCCCTGCACCGCCGCTTCGGCACCGTGCCGCTCAAGACCTTCCCCGCTATGGGACTGTTCGAGCGCATCTGGATGGAACGAAAGCACCTTAAGCGCTGCGACCCGCTCAACCTGATGCCCTACGACAAGAAGGCGGCGATCGTGGAACTCGAGCAGCGGATCGGTTGGCGGCGCTACGGGGGCAAGCATTTCGAATCCGTCATCACCCGCTTCCATCAGAGCTGCATCCTGCCGCGCAAGTTCGGCCTCGATAAGCGCCGTCTCCATCTCTCCGGCCTCATCTGGTCCGGGCAACTGGATCGTGCGAGTGCGATGCGCGAGCTGGAACAGCCGCCGTGCCCGGCCGAGTTGGTCGAGCAGGACCGCCAGTTCTTCATGAAGAAACTCGGACTCGGGCAGGCCGAGTACAACGCGATCATGCAGGCACCCGCGAAGACCTACGGCGATTATCCGAACCAAAACTGGCTCTTCAATAATCTGCCGCGCTTCACTGCCGCCATTCGGAAAATCCTGACTCCATTCAGGACAGGTCCTGCGGCCAACCCCGCGAAAGCCAAACCATGA
- a CDS encoding O-antigen ligase family protein has translation MNTLDFSFAPIAAILCFAVYFWLLWKFPTGIVFIGFTTYGIAWTTFGGFNYARIVFFLQLASAAYFTFQVLKTKGTERLFQFLTSKYSFFLWFIVLVWIKVAFDLLYFGLDDFRVSALKIAAQTIFLPWIVFFIAAVGTDPWRFASGIMIGMVAFALAFVLPTVPGMIMEGRLLSAVFGIDRLTIYNMDTIGGGRFFFMGAVGSLALLTGGGLRRVWVVSLTVLCGTFFLLLLLNGTRQFIIGTIIATLMCSYSLFRTRGLLRFAVFAVAASVIGYFAYGIFQSAEVGERFSGEDLSRELAVSRGAIWSRALDAGLAKPFVGEGFRRFGDVVMTPSQTGEEDLVADLSGAHGFFQDIWAEHGAVWGGVGFVIFLFSIRHMLKRVRVEEHSVIWALYAVLIAMVVPLFMSGSIYSSGAMYLFASSMYIAFAKHKMDLAQ, from the coding sequence ATGAACACTCTTGATTTTAGCTTTGCGCCAATTGCGGCCATCCTGTGCTTCGCGGTCTATTTCTGGCTGCTGTGGAAATTCCCCACCGGCATCGTGTTCATCGGCTTCACGACCTATGGCATCGCGTGGACGACCTTTGGCGGATTCAATTACGCACGGATCGTGTTCTTCTTGCAGCTCGCGTCTGCGGCATACTTTACCTTCCAAGTGCTGAAGACCAAAGGCACGGAACGGCTCTTCCAGTTCCTGACATCGAAATACAGTTTCTTCCTCTGGTTCATCGTCCTGGTGTGGATCAAGGTCGCGTTCGATCTGCTCTATTTCGGTCTGGATGATTTCCGAGTCAGCGCACTGAAAATCGCGGCGCAGACGATCTTTCTCCCGTGGATCGTCTTTTTCATTGCCGCCGTCGGGACGGACCCTTGGCGGTTCGCGTCAGGCATCATGATCGGCATGGTGGCCTTCGCGCTTGCCTTCGTGCTTCCCACGGTCCCTGGGATGATCATGGAGGGACGCTTGCTCTCTGCGGTATTCGGCATCGATCGGTTAACCATCTACAACATGGATACAATTGGCGGCGGGCGCTTCTTTTTCATGGGTGCGGTCGGCTCGCTGGCGCTTCTCACGGGCGGGGGCTTGCGCCGGGTCTGGGTGGTATCACTTACCGTGCTTTGCGGCACCTTTTTCCTCCTTTTGCTTTTGAACGGCACGCGGCAATTTATCATCGGGACGATCATTGCCACTTTGATGTGTTCCTACTCGCTGTTTCGCACGCGAGGACTTCTGCGCTTTGCCGTTTTCGCGGTCGCTGCGTCAGTCATCGGCTATTTCGCTTACGGCATCTTCCAATCGGCCGAGGTCGGTGAGCGGTTTTCGGGTGAGGACCTGTCCCGCGAATTGGCGGTCTCGCGCGGCGCGATTTGGTCACGCGCCTTAGACGCTGGCTTGGCAAAGCCGTTCGTCGGCGAAGGTTTCCGCCGGTTTGGCGACGTGGTCATGACACCGAGCCAGACGGGAGAGGAGGACCTCGTGGCGGACCTCTCTGGCGCGCACGGCTTCTTCCAAGATATTTGGGCGGAGCATGGCGCCGTTTGGGGCGGGGTTGGGTTCGTGATTTTCCTGTTTTCGATCCGGCACATGCTCAAACGCGTCCGGGTTGAGGAGCACTCCGTCATTTGGGCGCTCTACGCCGTGCTCATTGCGATGGTCGTTCCGCTGTTCATGTCGGGCTCGATCTACTCAAGCGGTGCGATGTATCTGTTCGCGTCGAGCATGTATATCGCATTTGCGAAGCATAAGATGGATCTCGCCCAATGA
- a CDS encoding CgeB family protein → MIKLLKASSYYPRYLAWFYARNPHLREASYAEQHAALMADSFALSDSWSRHLGGAQAQFAVTELVVNAEPLQKRWAQENGVEYRETHWLADIFLAQFRAVAPRVFYAHAQEINPTLRRACRGLAGGPLYVISYDGIGRHTPEVFTETDMVITCLRSSADFYRAQGVESHWMMFGFDPSVLTRIRRDVTPSGVSFVGGLQVRIGHQERARTLAYIAEAFPLERWVSGLPTDAEALRLWGSFARRRDWRGFWDFPSAAIAARRLRAGNRGEVFGMEMFSRLAASRITLNVHIAAAGNQAANIRLFEATGAGACLLTDWKENIGELFEPDREVVVFRHPEEAVEKIHYLLEHDSERAEIARKGQRRTLENHNYATRLRELAAVLEARL, encoded by the coding sequence GTGATCAAACTGCTCAAGGCCAGCTCCTACTATCCGCGCTACCTCGCGTGGTTCTATGCGCGCAACCCCCACCTGCGGGAGGCCAGCTACGCGGAGCAGCACGCTGCGCTGATGGCTGACAGTTTTGCCCTGTCGGATTCGTGGAGCCGTCATCTCGGCGGAGCTCAAGCGCAGTTCGCCGTCACCGAGCTGGTGGTGAACGCCGAGCCTCTGCAAAAGCGCTGGGCTCAGGAGAATGGGGTCGAGTATCGCGAGACGCACTGGCTGGCCGACATTTTTCTCGCGCAGTTCCGTGCCGTGGCACCACGGGTGTTCTACGCGCACGCGCAGGAAATCAACCCCACGCTGCGCCGGGCCTGCCGTGGCTTGGCGGGTGGCCCGCTTTACGTGATAAGCTACGACGGGATTGGCCGGCACACGCCTGAGGTCTTCACGGAGACGGACATGGTCATCACCTGCCTGCGCAGCTCGGCGGACTTTTACCGCGCCCAAGGAGTGGAGTCCCACTGGATGATGTTCGGTTTTGATCCGAGTGTGCTCACACGAATCAGGAGGGATGTAACGCCATCCGGCGTGAGCTTTGTCGGAGGGCTTCAGGTCCGGATCGGACACCAGGAGCGTGCGCGCACGCTGGCATACATCGCCGAAGCGTTTCCGTTGGAACGTTGGGTCAGTGGGCTGCCGACCGATGCGGAAGCTCTGCGTCTCTGGGGCTCTTTTGCGCGTCGCCGAGATTGGCGAGGATTTTGGGATTTTCCCTCGGCGGCGATCGCGGCGCGTCGCTTGAGAGCGGGCAACCGCGGGGAGGTTTTTGGCATGGAGATGTTTTCCCGCTTAGCAGCCTCCAGGATCACGTTAAACGTGCATATCGCCGCTGCGGGCAATCAGGCGGCCAACATCCGGTTGTTCGAAGCGACGGGAGCGGGAGCCTGTCTGCTGACCGATTGGAAAGAGAACATTGGGGAGTTGTTTGAACCCGATCGCGAAGTTGTAGTGTTCCGCCACCCGGAGGAGGCGGTGGAGAAAATCCACTACCTGCTTGAGCATGATTCAGAACGGGCCGAGATCGCTCGCAAAGGGCAGCGGCGCACCTTGGAAAATCACAATTACGCCACCCGCCTGCGTGAGTTGGCGGCAGTGCTGGAGGCTCGCCTCTAG
- a CDS encoding FkbM family methyltransferase, with translation MSKLKAAFVIRALLFCRRFLAYDLIARERVRGIPTQRLGSADCGWTVPREFPGQGDVCFCFGAGEDISFDVALHRSRRCIVHTFDPTPRAIAHHASLPSAERNAVSFHTIGIWTENRTMQFFAPAEKDHVSHSLVSLQSDRVGFSADCKTLATLTEELGGAAPQLIKMDIEGAEMQVLDSVIAAGSPQILLVEFDELTPLSSTKNWVRVRAAIRRILARGYEIYSVDRNNYGFIRR, from the coding sequence ATGAGCAAACTCAAAGCGGCCTTTGTGATTCGCGCCCTCCTCTTCTGTCGGAGATTTCTCGCCTACGATCTGATTGCACGCGAGCGTGTCCGTGGCATTCCCACCCAGCGGCTTGGTTCGGCGGACTGTGGCTGGACTGTCCCGCGTGAATTCCCGGGTCAAGGCGACGTTTGCTTCTGCTTCGGGGCAGGAGAGGATATATCATTCGATGTGGCTTTGCATCGGAGCCGCAGGTGCATAGTGCATACCTTTGACCCGACACCCCGAGCCATTGCGCATCATGCGTCGTTGCCTTCCGCAGAGCGAAACGCCGTCAGCTTCCACACCATTGGGATCTGGACGGAAAACCGCACCATGCAATTTTTTGCACCGGCGGAGAAAGACCATGTTTCCCATTCCTTGGTGTCGCTTCAATCCGACCGAGTCGGGTTTTCAGCCGACTGCAAGACATTGGCCACCCTAACGGAAGAGCTTGGGGGAGCGGCTCCGCAGCTGATCAAAATGGATATCGAGGGTGCGGAAATGCAGGTGCTGGACAGTGTGATCGCGGCCGGTTCCCCGCAGATTCTACTGGTTGAGTTCGATGAACTCACGCCACTTTCTTCGACGAAGAACTGGGTGCGGGTGCGCGCCGCGATTCGCCGCATCCTCGCTCGTGGCTACGAAATCTACTCGGTGGATCGTAACAACTACGGCTTCATCCGTCGCTGA
- a CDS encoding glycosyltransferase family 2 protein gives MRPFVPALGYAKRAATEMRTSVKISVVTPTYNSERHLVECLESIHAQQGADFEHVVVDGGSQDGTLAILDRYRDRVAQLVSERDDGISDAFNKGIARCCGDVILIVASDDLLLPDALARIVADWGKRGACDVIYGNVLFLDAVNGNAVIRPDRTMGAIWGRQPLKHAAMVVSADAYRRFGAYDKRWRLAMDYELTLRFHLCGASFRYLDAELAAVRPGGASYRNLGRTMREVAQIAEAHGASKLRTRCLLAWKICRIYLRSFVLSSRFAAPATRLYRRVNTRFKPETKQ, from the coding sequence GTGCGTCCCTTCGTGCCGGCCCTTGGATATGCGAAGCGCGCTGCGACTGAAATGAGGACATCGGTGAAAATCAGCGTCGTAACCCCCACCTACAATTCCGAACGGCATCTGGTTGAATGCTTGGAGTCTATCCATGCTCAGCAAGGCGCCGATTTCGAGCACGTCGTCGTTGACGGGGGGTCGCAGGATGGAACTTTGGCGATTCTGGATCGCTATCGCGATCGCGTCGCGCAGTTGGTGAGCGAGCGAGACGACGGAATCTCTGACGCCTTTAACAAAGGCATCGCGCGGTGTTGCGGTGACGTGATCCTCATCGTCGCTTCGGATGACCTGCTCCTGCCGGATGCGTTGGCCAGGATTGTCGCTGATTGGGGCAAGCGCGGAGCCTGTGATGTCATCTATGGCAATGTTCTTTTCCTTGATGCGGTAAACGGCAACGCGGTTATCCGCCCGGATCGCACGATGGGCGCGATTTGGGGCCGGCAGCCGCTGAAGCATGCTGCGATGGTGGTTAGCGCCGACGCGTATCGCAGATTTGGAGCCTACGACAAGCGGTGGCGCCTGGCGATGGACTACGAGTTGACCCTGCGGTTTCATCTGTGCGGCGCGTCTTTCCGCTATCTGGATGCAGAACTCGCGGCCGTGCGGCCGGGCGGTGCGTCGTATCGGAATTTGGGTCGAACCATGCGGGAGGTGGCGCAGATCGCCGAAGCGCATGGCGCAAGCAAGCTCAGGACGCGTTGTTTGCTGGCATGGAAGATCTGCCGCATCTACCTCCGCAGTTTTGTGCTCTCGAGCCGTTTTGCCGCACCGGCGACGCGGTTGTATCGCCGCGTCAACACACGCTTCAAACCGGAGACAAAACAATGA